One window from the genome of Montipora foliosa isolate CH-2021 chromosome 5, ASM3666993v2, whole genome shotgun sequence encodes:
- the LOC138003014 gene encoding phenazine biosynthesis-like domain-containing protein: MAQKDVLVNLLLKDVEYSKTTKKLLLCLDLTTTRLTANPSRDVRGVIITLQGTVSNGSLDESGTVYEFFSRYFSPWVGIPEDPVTESWLC; encoded by the exons ATGGCACAAAAAGATG TTTTAGTAAACCTTCTATTGAAGGATGTTGAGTACTCGAAGACAACTAAGAAGCTCCTGTTGTGTTTAGACCTCACTACCACAAG ACTAACTGCAAACCCATCTAGAGATGTGCGTGGTGTGATAATCACTCTGCAAGGCACTGTGTCAAATGGATCTTTGGACGAAAGTGGGACAGTGTATGAATTTTTTTCACGATATTTTTCTCCCTGGGTTGGGATACCTGAAGACCCAGTCACAG